Proteins from a genomic interval of Salmo salar chromosome ssa14, Ssal_v3.1, whole genome shotgun sequence:
- the tmem53 gene encoding transmembrane protein 53 codes for MEDDGMDYNIVFPDALISERHWHGTKEPVVILLGWAGCRDKHLAKYSSIYNEQGCVTICYTAPLKTVFVSESFGYKELSNTAHKLLEILYDYEVENSPIFFHVFSNGGFMLYRYIVELLHSHKQFSTLCIVGTVVDSAPGSGNVRGALRALTATLGPKINVMLRCVLLALFAVTVFLLRVVLYPITKYIHKNHYDAIRERPPTWPQLYLYSRADRVIRYSDVELMVKTLKEKGVSVESFDFKTPAHVSHFRDFPEEYSKRCLDFLTNCMKDSTAQIKKRHLIQH; via the exons ATGGAAGATGATGGCATGGACTATAACATTGTGTTTCCAGATGCATTGATCTCGG AAAGACACTGGCATGGAACAAAGGAACCAGTTGTCATACTGCTGGGATGGGCTGGTTGCAGAGACAAACATCTTGCCAAGTACAGCTCCATTTATAACGAACAG GGTTGTGTCACAATTTGCTATACTGCGCCCTTGAAGACAGTATTCGTCTCTGAATCATTTGGCTACAAGGAGCTGAGTAATACTGCCCACAAACTACTTGAGATACTCTATGATTACGAGGTGGAAAACAGCCCTATATTTTTTCACGTGTTCAGCAACGGGGGATTCATGCTGTACCGCTACATTGTTGAGCTCTTGCACAGTCATAAACAGTTCAGCACCCTATGTATAGTTGGGACTGTGGTGGACAGTGCCCCAGGCAGTGGAAATGTGAGGGGGGCATTACGGGCTCTTACAGCCACTCTGGGACCCAAAATCAATGTGATGTTGAGGTGTGTGCTCTTGGCACTGTTTGCTGTAACTGTTTTCCTGCTTAGGGTGGTTCTGTACCCCATAACCAAGTACATCCACAAGAACCACTATGATGCCATCCGGGAGCGCCCTCCTACCTGGCCCCAGCTGTACCTGTACTCCAGAGCTGATCGAGTGATTCGGTACAGTGATGTTGAGCTCATGGTCAAGACTCTAAAGGAGAAAGGGGTGTCTGTGGAAAGTTTTGACTTCAAAACCCCTGCCCACGTGAGCCATTTCCGTGACTTTCCAGAGGAGTACTCCAAGAGATGCCTGGATTTCCTGACCAACTGCATGAAGGATTCAACAGCGCAAATAAAAAAGCGACACTTGATCCAGCATTGA